From Rissa tridactyla isolate bRisTri1 chromosome 7, bRisTri1.patW.cur.20221130, whole genome shotgun sequence, a single genomic window includes:
- the BBS5 gene encoding Bardet-Biedl syndrome 5 protein isoform X2: MLGDIKGIFWCFKTRGRLLVTNLRIIWRSLSLPRVNLSVGYNCIINITTRTANSKLRGQTEALYILTKCNNTRFEFIFTNVVPGSPRLFTSVIAVHRAYETSKMYRDLKLRSALIQNKQLRLLPQEQIYDKINGVWNLSSDQGNLGTFFITNVRIVWHANMNDSFNVSIPYLQIRSIKIRDSKFGLALVIESSQQSGGYVLGFKIDPVEKLQEAVKEIHSLHSVYSANPIFGVDYEMEEKPQPLEDLTVEQVQDDVEVESDEHTDAFVAYFADENKQHDREPVFSEELGLAIEKLKDGFTLQELWEVMT, encoded by the exons ATGCTGGGAGATATTAAAG GAATATTCTGGTGTTTCAAAACTAGAG GTAGACTGCTTGTGACAAACTTGCGGATTATTTGGCGCTCATTGTCATTGCCCAGAGTCAATCTCT CTGTTGGTTACAACTGCATTATAAATATAACTACAAGAACTGCCAACTCG aaattaCGAGGGCAGACAGAAGCTCTGTATATATTGACTAAATGTAACAATACACGGTTTGAGTTCATATTTACCAATGTTGTCCCCGGGAGTCCCAGACTCTTCACTTCAGTTATTGCTGTACACAG AGCCTATGAAACGTCTAAAATGTATCGTGATCTGAAGCTGCGAAGTGCACTGATTCAAAACAAGCAACTGAGATTATTACCACAAGAACAAATATATGATAAAATCAATGGAGTTTGGAATTTATCAAGTGACCAG GGAAATTTGGGAACATTTTTCATTACTAATGTGAGAATAGTTTGGCATGCAAATATGAATGACAGCTTTAATGTCAGCATACCATATCTACAAATT CGTTCAATAAAAATAAGAGACTCAAAGTTTGGCTTGGCGCTTGTGATAGAGAGTTCTCAGCAG aGTGGAGGATATGTACTTGGTTTTAAAATAGACCCTGTGGAGAAACTACAGGAGGCGGTGAAAGAAATCCATTCACTTCACAGCGTTTATTCAGCTAACCCTATATTTGGGGTGGAttatgaaatggaagaaaag CCTCAACCACTTGAAGACCTAACAGTGGAGCAGGTTCAAGATGATGTGGAAGTAGAATCTGATGAACATACAGATGCTTTTGTG gcttactttgcagatgaaaacaag CAACATGATCGGGAGCCTGTTTTTTCAGAAGAACTGGGACTTGCAATAGAGAAGCTGAAGGATGGATTCACGCTCCAGGAACTGTGGGAAGTCATGACCTGA
- the FASTKD1 gene encoding FAST kinase domain-containing protein 1, mitochondrial → MLCLRQVCLFTLRHYQARTLSSDLLLSQINSCTHEDEVFSLVGRNKARLSEKHVGIALNVLWQLQKKRPLLLRTSDYIRNHSQFLTLCILAENQVEHMEDEAIVDTLYSILRLNVEDHDSLAEVLVTEAWKRLERLSLPALSKFALCLYKQRRHFSPVIGQIAHIVDMKLDSIQDIRILSVLMISISDVISQSFRDRLLHKAEQLLEEKNEVHFNYAKRILQFLQNVKLRYHPLVEKCNKIFLKSAAHLDIHSVSLIFGLYEQLGFDSAEFRLVAKQLLSETIDDYYDPETFSKLFFTLGPMSGSKVRERLIATAVRMAEEFSSHQVLVILKTMQKMKCRNSHLLKKMTSVLHKHLDSYHVSQLVKLTQYLVALRCHNLELFPKLKMLLFGFLKSNVIPANTAAIIHVLAMLPSFQVEEIVVNKAAAVVPQCRLHHLNCIATALVKWNHHDQLQWQNSSELCGNLLQKLNDYGFQRLQKADNLNLLLEELTHVNGGWFEEVLNEETMAVCQRLIDQITWANLLPLSFLLIKTNHRCPSLLDKIASVAVENIDKIHPFEIYFILFLFSALNYGPPANEEFFESCIQRLTSNLSFFETHYLVLLGHVLAVAGYFPPVLIKRIFNVSFLSKLDAELEVLPDTLKQRVRLRLMKLNRAVCLECPEFHIPWFHERFCQRVFCNSSSRINPLRRHVHRMLTEILGGSSYARISVLTPYYYEIDFECILDENKKPLSYMAQNIPLDDVEGIHLRHDIKDEGRKALPPGAQKIALEFLDSKAFSKNSRHLKGEPAVKKRHLEMLGYRVIQIPHFEWNSMVLSAKGEQLEYLRKHLYGMQ, encoded by the exons ATGCTTTGTTTGAGGCAGGTTTGCTTGTTTACGCTGAGACATTACCAAGCTCGGACTCTGAGTAGTGATCTGCTTTTGAGCCAGATAAATAGCTGCACCCATGAAGATGAAGTGTTCAGCCTTGTTGGAAGGAACAAGGCCAGGCTTTCTGAAAAACATGTGGGAATTGCATTGAACGTGCTGTGGCAATTGCAAAAGAAGAGGCCGCTTCTCTTAAGGACTAGTGACTATATAAGAAATCACTCCCAGTTTCTTACTCTTTGCATTTTAGCAGAAAACCAGGTGGAACACATGGAAGATGAGGCCATAGTGGACACCCTATATAGTATTCTGAG GCTCAATGTTGAAGACCATGATTCTCTAGCAGAAGTGCTTGTTACAGAAGCATGGAAAAGATTAGAAAG GCTTAGCCTGCCAGCTCTGTCTAAATTCGCACTGTGTTTATACAAGCAACGCAGACATTTCAGTCCTGTAATTGGCCAAATAGCTCATATTGTGGACATGAAACTGGATTCTATACAGGATATAAG GATCTTGTCAGTTTTGATGATCAGCATATCTGATGTTATCTCACAGAGTTTTCGAGATCGATTACTACACAAGGCTGAACAGCTcttggaagaaaagaatgaagtgCACTTCAACTATGCCAAAAGAATACTACAGTTTCTTCAAAATGTTAAGCTGAGATATCATCCATTGGTAGAAAAATGCAACAAGATTTTCCTTAAAAGTGCTGCCCATCTTGATATACACAGTGTTAGTCTGATTTTTGGACTGTATGAGCAGCTGGGTTTTGATAGTGCTGAATTCCGCTTGGTTGCTAAACAGTTGCTGTCTGAAACTATAGATGATTATTATGATCCTGAAacgttttcaaaattattttttactcttGGGCCTATGTCAGGATCCAAGGTAAGAGAAAG gTTGATAGCGACTGCAGTGCGCATGGCAGAAGAATTTAGCAGTCACCAAGTATTGGTAATACTGAAGACaatgcagaaaatgaaatgcagaaattctCATCTActcaaaaa AATGACTTCTGTTCTGCACAAACATTTGGATAGCTATCATGTATCGCAGTTGGTAAAGTTAACACAGTACTTGGTGGCGTTGCGTTGCCACAATCTGGAGCTGTTTCCCAAACTAAAAATGTTACTATTCGG ttttttaaaatctaatgtcATACCTGCCAATACTGCTGCAATAATTCATGTTCTGGCCATGCTTCCTTCCTTTCAAGTGGAGGAAATAGTTgtaaacaaagcagcagcagttgtgCCTCAATGCAGGCTCCATCATTTGAATTGCATTGCTACAGCCCTCGTCAAATGGAATCATCATGACCAGTTGCAGTGGCAAAACAGTTCTGAGCTATGTGGAAACCTTCTTCAAAAACTGAATGACTATGGATTTCAGAGGCTTCAGAAAGCTGACAACTTAAATCTTCTGTTGGAAGAACTTACACATGTGAATGGAGGGTGGTTTGAAGAAGTCCTCAATGAGGAAACTATGGCCGTGTGTCAACGCTTGATAGACCAAATAACATGGGCAAATTTATTACCATTGTCTTTTTTGCTCATAAAAACAAACCACCGTTGTCCTTCATTACTTGACAAaatagcttctgtggctgttgaAAATATAGACAAG atccacccctttgaaatctattttattctcttccttttctctgctctgaattATGGGCCTCCTGCAAATGAAGAGTTCTTTGAAAGTTGTATCCAACGTCTTACTTCTAACTTGA gtttttttgaaaCTCACTACTTGGTACTACTTGGTCATGTTTTGGCAGTGGCTGGGTATTTTCCTCCAGTTCTGATAAAGAGGatatttaatgtttctttcctCAGCAAATTGGATGCTGAACTTGAAG TCTTGCCTGATACCCTAAAGCAGAGGGTCCGCTTGCGCCTCATGAAATTGAACAGAGCAGTCTGTCTGGAATGCCCGGAGTTTCACATCCCTTGGTTTCATGAGCGCTTCTGCCAACGTGTCTTTTGTAACA GCAGTAGCCGAATAAATCCACTGCGACGGCATGTTCACAGAATGCTGACAGAGATCTTGGGAGGGAGCAGTTATGCAAGAATATCTGTTCTCACACCATACTACTATGAAATAG ATTTTGAGTGCATTctggatgaaaataaaaagccTCTTTCCTACATGGCTCAGAATATACCTTTGGACGATGTGGAGGGAATACACTTGAGACATGACATCAAGGATGAAGGGAGAAAGGCTCTGCCACCAGGAGCTCAGAA AATTGCTCTGGAATTTCTTGATTCAAAAGCTTTTAGCAAAAACTCACGTCACTTGAAAGGAGAACCTGCAGTGAAAAAACGACACCTGGAAATGCTGGGGTACCGGGTAATTCAG ATTCCTCACTTCGAATGGAATTCTATGGTTCTGTCAGCAAAAGGTGAACAGCTAGAATATCTGAGAAAGCATCTATATGGAATGCAGTGA
- the KLHL41 gene encoding kelch-like protein 41: MDSQRELTEELRLYQSTLLQDGLKELLEEKKFVDCSLKAGDKSLPCHRLILSACSPYFREYFLSEQNEEKKKEVVLDNVDPSILDMIVKYLYSASIDLNDSNVQDIFALASRFQIPSVFTVCVSYLQKRLAVGNCLAILRLGVLLDCPRLAFSARDFVSDHFVQICKEEDFMQLAPHELISVISPDSLNVEKEELVFEAVMRWVRTDKENRVKNLGEIFDCIRFRLMPEKYFKEHVEKDDIIKSNSDLQKKVKIIKDAFAGKLPDSSKSAEKSGKGEVNGDVGDEDLLPGYLNDLPRHGMFVKDLILLVNDTAAVAYDPLENECYLAALAEQIPRNHSSIVTKQNQVYIVGGLYVEEENKDQPFQSYFFQLDSIAGEWVALPPLPSARCLFGLGESENKIYVIAGKDLRTEESLDSVLCYDPVAMKWGEVKKLPIKVYGHATISNNGLIYCLGGKTDDKKCTNRLFVYNPKKGDWKDLAPMKVARSMFGTAIHKGKIVIAGGVTEEGLTASVEAFDLTTNKWEIMPEFPQERSSISLVTLSGALYAIGGFAMIQLESKEFAPSEVTDIWKYDDEKKEWIGILKEIRYATGASCLATRLNLFKLSKL, translated from the exons ATGGATTCCCAGAGGGAACTCACTGAAGAGCTCAGGCTTTACCAATCCACCCTTCTTCAGGATGGCCTCAAGGAACTCCTGGAAGAGAAAAAGTTTGTAGATTGCTCTCTAAAAGCTGGTGACAAAAGCCTGCCTTGCCACAGATTGATTCTGTCGGCATGTAGCCCTTATTTTCGTGAGTATTTCCTATCTGAGCAAAacgaagagaaaaagaaggaggtCGTTCTAGATAACGTCGACCCCAGCATCCTGGATATGATTGTCAAATACCTTTATTCGGCAAGTATAGATCTTAATGATTCTAATGTGCAAGATATTTTTGCCTTGGCCAGTCGCTTTCAGATCCCTTCTGTATTCACCGTGTGCGTCTCCTACCTTCAGAAGAGGCTCGCTGTTGGCAACTGTCTGGCCATCCTTCGATTAGGTGTTTTGCTTGATTGCCCAAGGCTTGCCTTTTCTGCCCGTGATTTTGTTTCAGATCATTTTGTGCAGATCTGCAAAGAAGAGGACTTCATGCAGCTTGCCCCGCATGAACTTATCTCGGTTATTTCACCTGACAGCTTAAACGTCGAGAAGGAAGAACTGGTATTTGAAGCCGTGATGAGATGGGTCCGAACAGACAAGGAGAACAGAGTAAAGAACCTGGGGGAGATTTTTGACTGCATACGTTTTCGTCTTATGccggaaaaatatttcaaagagcaTGTTGAGAAGGACGATATAATTAAAAGCAACTCAGACCTTCAGAAAAAAGTAAAGATTATTAAGGATGCTTTTGCTGGAAAACTGCCTGACTCTAGCAAAAGTGCAGAAAAGTCAGGCAAAGGGGAGGTGAATGGTGATGTAGGAGATGAAGATTTACTGCCCGGCTACCTaaatgaccttcccaggcacggCATGTTCGTCAAAGACCTCATTCTTCTGGTAAATGACACTGCTGCCGTAGCTTACGATCCTCTTGAAAACGAATGTTACCTAGCAGCCCTGGCTGAACAGATTCCCAGAAATCATTCCAGTATCGTCACCAAACAAAATCAGGTCTACATTGTTGGAGGACTGTACGTGGAAGAGGAGAACAAGGATCAGCCTTTCCAGTCATACTTCTTCCAG CTGGATAGCATCGCTGGAGAGTGGGTTGCCCTTCCTCCGCTGCCGTCAGCCAGGTGTCTCTTCGGGCTGGGAGAGTCAGAGAACAAGATCTATGTAATTGCAGGCAAGGACCTTCGCACTGAGGAGTCTCTAGATTCAGTATTGTGCTATGATCCTGT GGCAATGAAATGGGGTGAGGTCAAAAAACTACCCATCAAAGTCTATGGCCATGCTACTATCTCAAATAACGGATTGATATATTGTCTTGGTGGAAAAACTGATGATAA gaaaTGCACTAACAGACTATTCGTATACAATCCCAAGAAAGGAGACTGGAAAGACCTGGCTCCAATGAAAGTGGCTCGCTCGATGTTTGGCACAGCTATCCATAAGGGCAAGATTGTCATTGCAGGTGGTGTCACTGAGGAAGGCCTTACTGCATCTGTCGAAGCTTTTGATCTGACCACCAATAA gTGGGAGATTATGCCTGAATTTCCCCAAGAGAGAAGTTCCATCAGTTTAGTCACCTTAAGCGGAGCTTTGTATGCGATTGGAGGCTTTGCAATGATTCAGCTTGAATCTAAAGAATTTGCGCCCAGTGAAGTCACTGACATATGGAA GTACGATGATGAAAAGAAGGAATGGATCGGCATACTGAAAGAGATCCGATACGCTACGGGAGCCTCCTGCCTGGCTACACGCTTAAACCTCTTCAAGTTATCAAAACTGTAA
- the BBS5 gene encoding Bardet-Biedl syndrome 5 protein isoform X3, which produces MLGDIKGRLLVTNLRIIWRSLSLPRVNLSVGYNCIINITTRTANSKLRGQTEALYILTKCNNTRFEFIFTNVVPGSPRLFTSVIAVHRAYETSKMYRDLKLRSALIQNKQLRLLPQEQIYDKINGVWNLSSDQGNLGTFFITNVRIVWHANMNDSFNVSIPYLQIRSIKIRDSKFGLALVIESSQQSGGYVLGFKIDPVEKLQEAVKEIHSLHSVYSANPIFGVDYEMEEKPQPLEDLTVEQVQDDVEVESDEHTDAFVAYFADENKQHDREPVFSEELGLAIEKLKDGFTLQELWEVMT; this is translated from the exons ATGCTGGGAGATATTAAAG GTAGACTGCTTGTGACAAACTTGCGGATTATTTGGCGCTCATTGTCATTGCCCAGAGTCAATCTCT CTGTTGGTTACAACTGCATTATAAATATAACTACAAGAACTGCCAACTCG aaattaCGAGGGCAGACAGAAGCTCTGTATATATTGACTAAATGTAACAATACACGGTTTGAGTTCATATTTACCAATGTTGTCCCCGGGAGTCCCAGACTCTTCACTTCAGTTATTGCTGTACACAG AGCCTATGAAACGTCTAAAATGTATCGTGATCTGAAGCTGCGAAGTGCACTGATTCAAAACAAGCAACTGAGATTATTACCACAAGAACAAATATATGATAAAATCAATGGAGTTTGGAATTTATCAAGTGACCAG GGAAATTTGGGAACATTTTTCATTACTAATGTGAGAATAGTTTGGCATGCAAATATGAATGACAGCTTTAATGTCAGCATACCATATCTACAAATT CGTTCAATAAAAATAAGAGACTCAAAGTTTGGCTTGGCGCTTGTGATAGAGAGTTCTCAGCAG aGTGGAGGATATGTACTTGGTTTTAAAATAGACCCTGTGGAGAAACTACAGGAGGCGGTGAAAGAAATCCATTCACTTCACAGCGTTTATTCAGCTAACCCTATATTTGGGGTGGAttatgaaatggaagaaaag CCTCAACCACTTGAAGACCTAACAGTGGAGCAGGTTCAAGATGATGTGGAAGTAGAATCTGATGAACATACAGATGCTTTTGTG gcttactttgcagatgaaaacaag CAACATGATCGGGAGCCTGTTTTTTCAGAAGAACTGGGACTTGCAATAGAGAAGCTGAAGGATGGATTCACGCTCCAGGAACTGTGGGAAGTCATGACCTGA